One genomic region from Anabaena sp. PCC 7108 encodes:
- a CDS encoding bifunctional 2-polyprenyl-6-hydroxyphenol methylase/3-demethylubiquinol 3-O-methyltransferase UbiG — MDKTSMSYSEVNKIIAQILEVKFQYEANLQTGTPSGNYFWYRKRKEVADLISKNIQLLSSINKDTPSHNFVDVGCGDGLDIFLIKQLFDNYSVKYHYLGLEGSPASYRICNLRKEYFNADNIDFKTVDITNSLPLDDGSVDLLYCSEVIEHILNPTGFLKELRRVIKTGGYFILTTPNEPNIFQKSYWLSNARSKTKALQNDLRDNPTKFLINGKEVPIYGHISCRTDTEWDQTLGETGFSLIDYRRGAIVYGGTPYHDQDLILGLKFLLESFLNILPKRLTRSISNQVVALYQATT, encoded by the coding sequence ATGGATAAAACGTCTATGAGCTATAGCGAAGTTAACAAAATTATTGCTCAAATACTGGAGGTTAAGTTTCAGTATGAAGCAAACTTACAGACAGGAACTCCATCAGGTAATTACTTTTGGTATCGCAAGCGCAAAGAAGTTGCTGACCTGATTAGTAAGAACATTCAATTATTGTCCTCCATAAACAAAGATACACCAAGTCATAACTTTGTTGACGTTGGTTGTGGAGATGGATTAGATATTTTTCTCATCAAGCAGCTATTTGATAATTACTCAGTCAAATACCACTACTTGGGGCTAGAAGGCAGTCCTGCCAGCTATAGGATTTGTAATTTGAGAAAAGAATACTTCAATGCTGATAATATTGACTTTAAGACCGTTGATATTACTAATAGTTTACCCCTAGACGACGGCTCTGTTGACCTATTGTATTGCTCAGAAGTTATTGAACATATCCTTAATCCTACGGGCTTCTTAAAGGAACTACGTAGAGTCATCAAAACAGGAGGCTATTTCATATTGACAACTCCAAACGAACCTAACATCTTTCAAAAGAGTTATTGGCTTTCAAATGCACGTTCTAAGACTAAAGCCTTACAAAATGATTTGAGAGATAATCCCACAAAATTCTTAATTAATGGTAAAGAAGTTCCTATATATGGGCATATTTCTTGTCGTACAGATACTGAGTGGGATCAAACGCTAGGTGAAACTGGTTTTTCGCTTATTGACTATCGTAGGGGAGCTATTGTCTATGGAGGTACTCCATATCATGATCAAGACTTAATTTTAGGTCTAAAATTTCTGCTAGAGAGCTTTCTTAATATTTTACCAAAGCGTTTGACACGTTCAATTTCCAACC
- a CDS encoding glycosyltransferase family 4 protein → MKILVLSWEFPPRIVGGIARHVAELYPELVKLGHEIHLITPEVTQASLYEVVEGIHVHRLPVSQGNDFFHWVVNLNESMGHHGGKLIMEEGGFDIIHAHDWLVGDAAIALKHTFKIPLIATIHATEYGRYNGIHNETQRYINDKENSLAYNAWRIIVCTEYMRLEVQRVLHSPSNKIDVIYNGIRPEKKQHHEDFHALDFRRQFADDHEKIVYYLGRMTYEKGVPVLLNAAPKVLWEMGGYVKFVIVGGGNTDHLKSQAWDLGIWDKCYFTGFLSDDYLDKFQTIADCAVFPSLYEPFGIVALESFASRVPVVVSDIGGFPEVVQHTKTGITTCVNNSDSLAWGILEVLKNPGYGQWLVDNAYEDLERRFSWPKLAKQTAVVYERVVRERSLHSLHPAQSSPIDW, encoded by the coding sequence ATGAAGATACTAGTACTGAGTTGGGAATTTCCGCCCAGGATAGTGGGAGGTATTGCCCGTCATGTAGCAGAATTATATCCAGAACTGGTAAAACTAGGGCATGAAATTCACCTGATTACACCTGAAGTTACACAAGCATCGTTGTATGAGGTAGTTGAAGGAATTCATGTACATCGATTACCTGTGTCCCAAGGTAATGACTTTTTCCACTGGGTAGTTAATTTAAACGAAAGCATGGGACATCACGGTGGTAAGTTGATCATGGAAGAAGGCGGATTTGATATTATCCATGCCCATGATTGGTTAGTTGGAGATGCGGCAATCGCTCTCAAGCATACCTTTAAAATTCCCCTCATCGCTACTATCCATGCGACTGAATACGGGCGCTATAACGGTATTCACAATGAAACTCAACGCTACATTAACGATAAAGAAAATTCCTTGGCTTATAACGCTTGGCGTATTATTGTTTGTACCGAATATATGCGATTAGAAGTACAAAGAGTACTACATAGTCCTAGCAACAAAATTGATGTTATTTATAACGGTATTCGACCAGAAAAAAAACAACACCACGAAGATTTTCATGCCTTAGATTTTCGTCGCCAATTTGCCGATGATCATGAAAAAATCGTTTATTATTTGGGTCGCATGACCTATGAAAAAGGTGTACCCGTATTACTTAATGCTGCGCCTAAGGTACTTTGGGAAATGGGAGGTTACGTTAAATTTGTGATCGTTGGTGGTGGTAATACCGACCATTTAAAAAGCCAAGCTTGGGATTTAGGAATTTGGGACAAATGCTATTTTACAGGTTTTCTATCTGATGATTACTTAGATAAATTCCAAACCATAGCTGACTGTGCAGTTTTTCCTAGTCTTTATGAACCCTTTGGTATTGTTGCGTTAGAAAGTTTTGCTTCTAGAGTCCCTGTAGTAGTTTCAGATATAGGTGGTTTTCCTGAAGTAGTACAGCATACAAAAACGGGAATTACCACTTGCGTTAATAACTCCGATTCCCTAGCTTGGGGAATTTTGGAAGTCCTGAAAAATCCAGGTTATGGACAATGGTTGGTAGATAACGCTTATGAAGATTTAGAACGACGTTTTAGTTGGCCGAAATTAGCTAAACAAACAGCAGTGGTTTATGAGAGAGTGGTAAGAGAGCGATCGCTTCACTCACTACACCCAGCACAGTCATCACCAATTGATTGGTAA
- a CDS encoding cyanophycinase — protein MTKAFPNIAKRWKNAKTMLLKMVNHIINHLTANLKRYFRDITTDVRPPAAKTGYKLPLLAGPVHNLGGGGPDVDDAIQWMINTVRGGSNSDHKVNVLVIRAAGDDDYNQLIYRMRGVNYVETLIISNRQEANRTDIFDKVRNAGVIFFAGGDQCEYIRNWKNTKLEVAVKSVYDKGGAIGGTSAGAMIQSEYIYDSCACEDSIESAEVLDDPYRNVTFTYNFFQWKYLRKTIIDTHFDERKRMGRIMVFIARQIQDGVSATALGIAISEETSLLVDKYGIAKVMGRGAAYFILGDHPPEVCQPGTPLTFHDYKIWRVPRGETFDLNKLPSKGYYLRSVKRGRFDSDPY, from the coding sequence ATGACAAAGGCATTCCCAAATATAGCAAAGCGTTGGAAGAATGCAAAAACTATGTTGTTGAAAATGGTAAACCACATCATCAACCATTTGACAGCAAACCTGAAGCGCTATTTCCGAGATATCACAACTGATGTCCGTCCTCCCGCAGCTAAAACAGGTTATAAGCTACCTCTGTTAGCTGGCCCTGTGCATAATTTGGGTGGAGGTGGTCCCGATGTCGATGACGCTATCCAGTGGATGATTAACACCGTTAGAGGAGGGAGTAATTCTGATCACAAAGTCAATGTTTTAGTGATTCGGGCTGCTGGTGACGATGATTACAATCAGCTAATTTATCGCATGAGAGGTGTCAATTATGTAGAAACTTTAATTATTAGCAATAGACAAGAAGCCAACAGAACCGATATTTTTGATAAAGTCAGAAATGCCGGTGTCATTTTCTTTGCGGGTGGTGATCAATGTGAATATATTCGCAACTGGAAAAACACGAAATTAGAAGTTGCTGTTAAGTCGGTTTACGATAAAGGTGGTGCTATTGGTGGCACAAGTGCAGGGGCAATGATTCAAAGTGAATATATTTATGATTCTTGCGCTTGTGAAGATAGTATTGAAAGTGCAGAAGTACTTGATGATCCCTATCGTAATGTTACCTTTACCTATAACTTTTTTCAGTGGAAGTATTTGCGAAAAACCATCATTGATACTCATTTCGATGAACGGAAAAGAATGGGTAGAATTATGGTTTTTATTGCCCGTCAAATTCAAGATGGTGTATCTGCAACTGCATTAGGTATAGCTATTAGTGAAGAAACTTCTTTACTGGTTGATAAATACGGTATTGCTAAAGTTATGGGCAGAGGTGCAGCATATTTTATTTTAGGAGATCATCCACCAGAAGTCTGTCAACCTGGAACTCCGCTGACTTTTCACGATTATAAAATTTGGAGAGTTCCTAGAGGTGAGACATTTGATTTAAACAAATTACCTTCAAAGGGTTATTATCTCAGGAGTGTGAAGCGGGGAAGGTTTGACTCAGATCCTTATTAA
- a CDS encoding IscS subfamily cysteine desulfurase has product MSSRPIYFDCHATTPVDERVLAAMIPYFTEKFGNAASISHVYGWESEAAVQQTRRILANAINANPEEIVFTSGATEANNLAIKGVAEAYFQKGQHIVTVATEHKAVLDPCEYLKSLGFGLTVLPVQKDGLIDLNQLEKALRHDTILVSVMAANNEIGVLQPLAEIGEICRQRQIVFHTDAAQAIGKIPLDVEEMNIDLMSLTAHKVYGPKGIGALYVRRRNPRVKLISQQHGGGHERGLRSGTLYTPQIVGFGKAVEIALSEQETENQQLTELRLRLWKKLSTIEGIHLNGHPQKRLSGNLNISIEGVDGAALSLGLQPIMAVSSGSACSSNNVAPSYVLTALGNSEKLAYASVRFGIGRFNTMEEIDTVAEHLISTVKSLRTSSVVSC; this is encoded by the coding sequence ATGTCCAGTCGTCCTATCTATTTCGATTGTCACGCTACTACACCAGTTGATGAAAGGGTACTAGCCGCAATGATTCCCTATTTTACCGAAAAGTTTGGTAATGCAGCTAGTATTAGTCATGTTTACGGTTGGGAATCAGAAGCTGCTGTTCAACAAACACGGAGAATTTTAGCAAATGCCATTAATGCTAACCCCGAAGAAATTGTTTTTACAAGTGGTGCAACAGAAGCCAATAATTTAGCTATCAAAGGTGTAGCAGAAGCTTATTTCCAAAAAGGTCAACACATTGTGACTGTGGCAACAGAACATAAAGCAGTTTTAGACCCTTGTGAATATTTAAAAAGCCTTGGTTTTGGTCTGACAGTTTTACCTGTGCAAAAAGATGGATTAATTGATTTAAATCAGTTAGAAAAAGCTTTACGACATGATACAATTTTAGTATCTGTGATGGCGGCAAATAATGAAATTGGGGTTTTACAACCTTTAGCAGAAATTGGAGAAATTTGCCGTCAACGTCAAATTGTTTTTCATACAGATGCAGCCCAAGCAATTGGTAAAATTCCCTTAGATGTGGAAGAGATGAACATTGATTTAATGTCTCTCACAGCCCATAAAGTATATGGACCAAAGGGTATAGGTGCTTTATATGTTCGCAGACGCAACCCTAGAGTTAAACTTATTTCCCAACAACATGGGGGAGGACATGAACGAGGGCTGCGTTCTGGTACGTTATATACACCGCAAATAGTTGGGTTTGGTAAAGCTGTAGAAATTGCTTTGTCAGAACAAGAAACAGAAAATCAGCAATTGACAGAATTAAGATTAAGATTGTGGAAAAAGTTATCTACTATCGAAGGAATTCATTTAAATGGACATCCTCAAAAAAGATTATCAGGTAACTTAAATATTAGTATTGAGGGTGTAGATGGTGCTGCACTTTCTTTAGGTTTACAACCAATTATGGCAGTTTCTTCAGGTTCTGCTTGTTCTTCAAATAATGTTGCACCTTCCTATGTGCTGACTGCTTTAGGAAATTCGGAAAAGTTGGCTTATGCTTCGGTGCGGTTTGGGATTGGTCGATTTAATACTATGGAGGAAATTGACACCGTTGCCGAACATTTGATTTCTACTGTCAAAAGTTTAAGAACTTCCTCAGTAGTTAGTTGTTAG